A genomic stretch from Verrucomicrobiota bacterium includes:
- a CDS encoding cryptochrome/photolyase family protein yields the protein MKDAQLILGNQLFPLTGQTRPRAQRVFMAESDELCTHFRYHQNKLVLFLSAMRHYCQELREKDYQVHYQALTPRGKSTRYRSQLRSYLKELQIERLHVWEIEDKFFEKEIRDLCQACGTELVIHPSPMFVGERADFAAYDEKAKRPFMKHFYEDRRRQTGLLMTKEGQPRGGKYSYDADNRKKLPDQVSLPPLPSVSLDEMTREVIDLVKVRFSHHPGDASTFWLPVTRRQALTWLHDFVRNRLHHFGAYEDAITDRGDFLFHAVLSPSLNLGHLLPGETVEKAIAAWEKDSSIPLNSIEGFVRQIIGWREFLRGIYQRYSERQDSENFFGHTAKFSPCWDECATGLPPLDEALERVERLGWTHHIERLMVLGNFMLLSQIHPQEVHRWFMERFVDSSDWVMGPNVYGMSQFSDGGIFATKPYICGSNYLRKMSHHGKGDWCDIADGLYWRFIQEHYEVFAGNQRMSMMVRSLDKMDREKKKRLFGAAEGFLERATC from the coding sequence GTGAAAGACGCGCAGCTCATTCTCGGGAACCAACTCTTTCCCCTGACCGGTCAGACCCGCCCACGAGCCCAGCGGGTCTTCATGGCGGAGTCCGATGAGCTTTGCACCCACTTTCGATACCACCAAAACAAGCTGGTCCTCTTCCTGAGTGCCATGCGGCACTACTGCCAGGAACTTCGGGAAAAGGACTACCAAGTCCACTACCAGGCCTTGACGCCCCGAGGCAAATCGACTCGCTATCGCAGCCAGCTCCGCTCCTATTTAAAAGAGCTTCAGATTGAGCGACTGCACGTCTGGGAGATCGAGGACAAGTTTTTCGAGAAAGAGATCCGCGACCTCTGCCAAGCCTGCGGAACGGAACTCGTGATTCACCCCAGCCCCATGTTTGTGGGCGAGCGGGCCGACTTCGCCGCCTATGACGAAAAGGCCAAACGCCCCTTCATGAAACACTTCTATGAGGACCGTCGGCGCCAAACCGGCCTCCTCATGACCAAGGAGGGCCAACCGCGAGGCGGGAAGTATTCCTACGACGCCGACAACCGAAAAAAACTGCCCGACCAGGTTTCCCTGCCACCACTGCCCTCCGTCTCCCTCGATGAGATGACCCGAGAAGTCATCGATCTCGTGAAAGTCCGCTTCTCGCATCACCCCGGCGATGCCTCGACCTTCTGGCTCCCCGTCACGCGACGGCAGGCCCTCACTTGGTTGCATGACTTTGTCAGAAATCGCCTCCACCACTTCGGGGCCTACGAAGACGCCATCACGGATCGCGGCGACTTCCTTTTCCACGCCGTCCTCTCCCCCTCCCTCAATCTCGGCCACCTGCTCCCAGGGGAAACCGTGGAAAAAGCCATCGCCGCCTGGGAAAAAGATTCCAGCATTCCCCTCAATTCCATCGAGGGCTTCGTCCGCCAGATCATCGGTTGGCGGGAGTTCCTCCGCGGCATCTACCAGCGCTACAGCGAACGTCAGGACAGCGAAAACTTCTTCGGCCACACCGCCAAGTTCTCCCCTTGCTGGGACGAATGCGCCACCGGCCTTCCCCCGCTCGACGAAGCCCTTGAGCGGGTCGAGCGCCTCGGTTGGACCCACCATATTGAGCGCCTCATGGTCCTGGGCAACTTCATGCTCCTCTCCCAAATCCATCCGCAGGAAGTTCATCGCTGGTTCATGGAACGCTTCGTCGACTCCTCGGACTGGGTCATGGGTCCGAATGTCTACGGCATGAGCCAGTTCAGCGATGGCGGCATCTTCGCCACCAAGCCCTACATCTGTGGGTCGAACTACCTGCGGAAAATGTCTCATCATGGCAAGGGGGATTGGTGTGACATCGCCGATGGGCTCTACTGGCGCTTTATCCAAGAGCACTACGAAGTCTTCGCAGGCAACCAGCGCATGAGCATGATGGTGCGTTCGCTCGACAAGATGGACCGGGAGAAAAAGAAGCGCCTCTTCGGAGCCGCCGAAGGATTTCTGGAGCGGGCCACTTGTTAG